The Neisseria subflava genomic interval TGCGCAAAATAGGGAAAGTCAGGATATCTTCCAAACTGATTTCACCGCCCAAGCCCTCGCCTTCGCACACCAGCGCTTCCAGTTCGGCCAAGTCTTGATGCAGACGCTCCAGATATTGCGCCGTTTTGTTCAGATTAGTCTCGAAATTGCCGATACTTTTCTCTTTTTTGTCGATAAAGTATTTTTTTGCTTCATCGGTCTCAAATTCGGGCAGGCTGATTTTGACCATGCGCGGCTGTACCAATTTGTTATTGTATTCGCCCACTTTGTCCAACCAAGCCTGAACCTCGGGACGAACCGTTTCTTTCAGACGGCCTTGATCGATGTAACGGACAATATCCAAACTCTCGCCCATAAACGAACCATCTTCTTTTTGCAGAATCGGCACTTGTTTTGAACCAATCATGCCAATCGGCGTAGCTTCGTCATCGTTTGCCAAAACAACCTCTTCCACCGCCACATCGCGCAAGCCGTAAATCATCCGCGCACGGACGCAAAACGGGCAATGGTCGTAAATATACAGTTTCATCGAAATACTCCTTAAAATTTCAAAACGGTTAACCATAACACCCAAAGCCGTCTGAAACAAGGTGTCCTGAAACATAATGCCACATTCGCATACAAATCTAGGGCTGCCGGCAATAAACTGTTACAATAGCAACGTTTTTATCACAAAGAAAAAAACGCACGCCATGACCACTATTCGCCAAACGCCCCAAACATCGAGTGCAACGCTGGAAGGCCTCCTCGCTTGGTTCGACGGCTATGTTGCCGCGCTGCCCGATTCCGATAAAAACCTGATTCAGACGGCCTTTGACTTAGCTAAAGAACATTATCCTGCCAATGCCCTAACGACTTACGGCGAACCATTGCTGGAACATTTCCTCGGCTCGATGCAAATCGTCAGCGAACTCGACCTCTTGCCCGATGCCGTGGCCGCCACGATTTTGTCCGACATCGGCAAATACGTTCCCACTTGGCGCGAATTGGTTACCGAACGCTGCAACAGTACCGTTTGCGAGCTGGTCAAAGGCGTGGATGAAGTACAGAAACTGACCCAATTCGCACGCGTGGACAGCCTTGCCACGCCGGAAGAACGCGGCCAACAGGCCGAAACCATGCGCAAAATGCTGTTGGCGATGGTCACCGACATCCGCGTTGTCCTGATCAAACTGGCGATGCGCACGCGTACCCTCCAATTCTTAAGCAACGTTCCCGACAATCCTGAAAAGCGCGCCGTTGCCAAAGAAACCCTCGACATTTTTGCCCCGCTCGCCAACCGCTTGGGCGTGTGGCAACTCAAATGGCAGCTCGAAGATTTGGGCTTCCGTCATCAAGAGCCGGAAAAATACCGCGAAATTGCCCTGCTTTTGGACGAAAAACGCACCGAACGCCTCGAATACATCGAAAACTTCCTCAATATCCTGCGTACGGAACTGAAAAAATACAATATTCATTTTGAAGTTGCCGGAAGACCGAAGCACATCTACTCCATTTGCAAAAAAATGGTAAAGAAAAAGCTCACTTTCGACGGCCTGTTCGACATCCGCGCCGTACGGATTTTGGTGGACACCATTCCCGAGTGTTACACCACGTTGGGCATTGTCCACAGCCTCTGGCAGCCGATTCCGGGCGAGTTCGACGACTATATCGCAAACCCGAAAGGCAACGGCTATAAAAGTTTGCACACCGTCATCGTCGGCCCGGAGGACAAAGGCGTGGAAGTCCAAATCCGCACCTTCGACATGCACCAATTCAACGAATTCGGTGTTGCCGCCCACTGGCGTTATAAAGAAGGCGGCAAGGGCGATTCCGCTTACGAACAAAAAATCGCTTGGTTGCGCCAACTCTTAGACTGGCGCGAAAACATGGCCGAAAGCGGCAAGGAAGACCTTGCCGCCGCCTTTAAAACCGAGCTGTTCAACGACACGATTTACGTTTTGACCCCACACGGCAAGGTCCTCTCCCTGCCTACGGGCGCTACTCCTATCGACTTTGCCTATGCCTTGCACAGCAGCGTGGGCGACCGTTGTCGCGGCGCAAAAGTTGAAGGACAAATCGTACCGCTGTCCACACCTTTGGAAAACGGACAACGCGTTGAAATCATTACCGCCAAAGAGGGAAACCCTTCCGTCAACTGGCTCTACGAAGGCTGGGTCAAATCCAACCGCGCCATCAGTAAAATCCGTGCCTACATCCGCCAGCAAAATGCGGATACCGTGCGCGAAGAAGGCCGTGCCCAGTTAGACAAGCAGTTGTCAAAAATCTTCCCCAAACCCAATCTGCAAGCATTGGCTGAAAAACTCGGCTTCAAAAAAACCGACGAACTCTATACGGCCATCGGTCAGGGCGAAGTTTCCAACCGCGCCATCCATAAAGCCTGCGGCGCGCTGAATGAACCGCCTCCTGTGCCGATTGATGAAACCAATATCGTCAAGCAGTCTAAAATCAAAAAAGGCGGCAAAAACGGCATTTTGATTGACGGCGAAGACGGCCTAATGACCACGCTTGCCAAATGCTGCAAACCGGCACCTCCGGATGACATTATCGGTTTCGTTACGCGCGACCGCGGCATTTCCGTCCACCGCAATACCTGCCCTTCTTTCCGCCACCTTGCCGAACAGTCTCCTGAAAAAGTCTTGAATGCAAGCTGGGCAGCCTTGCAAGAAGGACAAGTGTTTGCCGTCGATGTTGAAATCCGCGCCCAAGACCGCTCCGGTTTGCTTCGCGACGTTTCGGATGCACTGGCGCGTCATAAA includes:
- the grxB gene encoding glutaredoxin 2, translating into MFQDTLFQTALGVMVNRFEILRSISMKLYIYDHCPFCVRARMIYGLRDVAVEEVVLANDDEATPIGMIGSKQVPILQKEDGSFMGESLDIVRYIDQGRLKETVRPEVQAWLDKVGEYNNKLVQPRMVKISLPEFETDEAKKYFIDKKEKSIGNFETNLNKTAQYLERLHQDLAELEALVCEGEGLGGEISLEDILTFPILRNLTVVRGIQWPQKVMDYLLAMSERSGVALYFDRAL
- a CDS encoding RelA/SpoT family protein codes for the protein MTTIRQTPQTSSATLEGLLAWFDGYVAALPDSDKNLIQTAFDLAKEHYPANALTTYGEPLLEHFLGSMQIVSELDLLPDAVAATILSDIGKYVPTWRELVTERCNSTVCELVKGVDEVQKLTQFARVDSLATPEERGQQAETMRKMLLAMVTDIRVVLIKLAMRTRTLQFLSNVPDNPEKRAVAKETLDIFAPLANRLGVWQLKWQLEDLGFRHQEPEKYREIALLLDEKRTERLEYIENFLNILRTELKKYNIHFEVAGRPKHIYSICKKMVKKKLTFDGLFDIRAVRILVDTIPECYTTLGIVHSLWQPIPGEFDDYIANPKGNGYKSLHTVIVGPEDKGVEVQIRTFDMHQFNEFGVAAHWRYKEGGKGDSAYEQKIAWLRQLLDWRENMAESGKEDLAAAFKTELFNDTIYVLTPHGKVLSLPTGATPIDFAYALHSSVGDRCRGAKVEGQIVPLSTPLENGQRVEIITAKEGNPSVNWLYEGWVKSNRAISKIRAYIRQQNADTVREEGRAQLDKQLSKIFPKPNLQALAEKLGFKKTDELYTAIGQGEVSNRAIHKACGALNEPPPVPIDETNIVKQSKIKKGGKNGILIDGEDGLMTTLAKCCKPAPPDDIIGFVTRDRGISVHRNTCPSFRHLAEQSPEKVLNASWAALQEGQVFAVDVEIRAQDRSGLLRDVSDALARHKLNVTAVQTQSRDLEASMRFTLEVRQVNDLPRVLASLGDIKGVLSVTRL